The genomic region TTTATTATCAGATAAGAAAAAACGTTATTTATTGCCATCAATTGTTCATTATCAAAAGAATTCTGTGACGGTTGGGTGGAATGCATTAAAAAAAATAATTAAGGATCCTAAAAATACAATTTTTTCTGTAAAACGTTTACTGGGCCGTTCTATTGAATTTATTAAACAAGAATATCCATCTTTACCATATAGTATAACAAAAGATGACAGAGGAGGTATTTTACTTCATACAACATCAAGAATAGTTACACCTATTGATGTTTCTAGTGAGATATTAAAATACTTAAAAAATAGAGCTATGTTTTTCTTTGAAAAAGAAATAGATGCAAGTGTTATTACTGTTCCAGCCTATTTTAATAATTTTCAAAGAGAAGCAACTAAAAAAGCTGCAAATCTTGCAAACATTAGTTTAATAAGACTTTTAAATGAACCTACAGCTGCTGCTTTAGCATATGGGTTAGAAATAAAAAAAAGAGGTATTGTTATTGTATACGATTTAGGAGGGGGTACATTTGACATTTCGGTATTAAAATTAAATAAAGGGATATTTGAAGTATTAGCTACTAGTGGGGATTCTAATTTAGGTGGCGATGATTTTGATTTTGAATTAGCCAAGTATATTTATAAAAAATCAAATTTATTTAATAGATGCAATAATTGGTTTCAAACATCTTTACTCAAAATAGCACGAGATGCTAAATTACAATTAAGTCAATATAATAAAGTAAAAGTTCAATTCCTTAATTGGACAGATTATATTACCCGTGATGAATTCAATTCAACTATTGTAAATTTAATTGAAAAAACTTTATTAATTTGTTCTGATGTTCTTAAAGAAATTGATTTATCTATCCATGAAGTACAGGAAATCATAATGGTTGGAGGATCTACTCGCATTCCATTAGTATATCAAAAAGTAGCCGATTTTTTTAAAAAAATGCCATTAAACTCTATTAATCCAGATAAAGTTGTAGCAATGGGTGCTGCCATACATGCAAATATGCTTGTTAATACTCATATGAAAAAGAAAACATTGTTATTAGATGTTATTCCACTTTCGTTAGGAATTGAAGTTATGGGTGGTTTTGTTGAAAAAATTATTTTAAAAAATAGTACAATTCCTATTTCTAAAACTAAAGTATTTACAACATATAAAGATAATCAAACATCTATATTAATTCATGTTTTACAAGGAGAAAGTGAATTTTTACAAGATTGTATTTCATTATGTCGTTTTGTTTTAAAAAATATTAAACCTCAAAAATTAGGATTAGCTCGTATTTTGGTTACATTTCAAATTGATACTGATGGTTTGATTAATATCAGAGTATCTGAAAAAAATAGTAATCAAGATAGGTTAGTTCAAATTGATAATAATATTATTTTACAAAAAATAAATCTTTCAAAGACAGAACACCAATAAATTGATATATATTTAAAAAATAATTTTAAATAAATAAAGAAAAATTAAATAAAATGACAATTAATAACACTAAAATAATCTATACATAGATATAATTTTCCTATTTTTAAAATTAATTTAAAAAAATTTAGCAAAAATAAATCAATACTATTTTTTATTAAAAAATAAAATACTATTGTCTATACTTTAAAAAGTATTTTAAAAGAGAATATATAAATGCCTAAAATATTGTTTTTACCTCATAAAATTATATTACCTAAAGGTGCTACATTATACGCACAAACAGGACAGACTATACTAGATGTTGCATTACAACATAATATTCAATTAGAACATGCTTGCGAAAAATCATGTGCATGTAGCACTTGTCATTGTATTATTAGAAAAGGATTTGCGTCTCTTTCAGGATGGTCTGAAAAAGAAGATGATATTTTAGATAAAGCTTGGGGACTTAGCTCTGAAAGTCGTTTAAGTTGCCAAGCAATTGTTGGTAATTGTGATATAGAAGTAGAAATACCATTATATACTGTTAATCATGTTAAATAATATTAATTTTTTTGTTTTTGAATATAGGGATTAATATTATCTTTAAACTGTATTTGTATAGGTGTTCCCTTAATATTAAGATTTTGATGAAAAAAATTTATTAAATACCTTTTATAAGGTAAAGATAAAAATGTTACTTGATTTCCATGTATAATTATTTTAGGTGGATTAAAACTTCCTA from Buchnera aphidicola (Diuraphis noxia) harbors:
- the hscA gene encoding Fe-S protein assembly chaperone HscA, with protein sequence MTDLINTCKKKIFLGIDLGTTYSLVATVTKRGVFLLSDKKKRYLLPSIVHYQKNSVTVGWNALKKIIKDPKNTIFSVKRLLGRSIEFIKQEYPSLPYSITKDDRGGILLHTTSRIVTPIDVSSEILKYLKNRAMFFFEKEIDASVITVPAYFNNFQREATKKAANLANISLIRLLNEPTAAALAYGLEIKKRGIVIVYDLGGGTFDISVLKLNKGIFEVLATSGDSNLGGDDFDFELAKYIYKKSNLFNRCNNWFQTSLLKIARDAKLQLSQYNKVKVQFLNWTDYITRDEFNSTIVNLIEKTLLICSDVLKEIDLSIHEVQEIIMVGGSTRIPLVYQKVADFFKKMPLNSINPDKVVAMGAAIHANMLVNTHMKKKTLLLDVIPLSLGIEVMGGFVEKIILKNSTIPISKTKVFTTYKDNQTSILIHVLQGESEFLQDCISLCRFVLKNIKPQKLGLARILVTFQIDTDGLINIRVSEKNSNQDRLVQIDNNIILQKINLSKTEHQ
- the fdx gene encoding ISC system 2Fe-2S type ferredoxin, whose amino-acid sequence is MPKILFLPHKIILPKGATLYAQTGQTILDVALQHNIQLEHACEKSCACSTCHCIIRKGFASLSGWSEKEDDILDKAWGLSSESRLSCQAIVGNCDIEVEIPLYTVNHVK